One genomic window of Dendrosporobacter quercicolus includes the following:
- a CDS encoding ABC transporter substrate-binding protein, with amino-acid sequence MMRNKFKKLFLTGGMVALLALQLTGCGKGPQASIAVQKPEAVTIAVQDIPNDAVVAKVKGWYESELGVKVVFKKFESGRDINNAFAAKSIDIGLMGSTPAAVGIAKGLGYEVFWIHDVIGAAESLAVKNSANINSIKDLKGKTVAVPFSSTAHYSLLSALKLAGINAADVKILDMQPPDIFAAWQRGDIDAAYVWNPVLGKLFADGKAITDSGKLADQGIVTADVGVVSKEFAQKYPDIVIKYIKVQQKAHELYKSTPEEAAGAIARGLGIETSEALKQTRELIWVSAQDQLADKYFGASPGKGELAKVLKATADFLAEQKAIDQVPEQSAFDEAVNAKYIEDALK; translated from the coding sequence ATGATGAGAAACAAGTTTAAGAAGCTGTTCCTGACCGGAGGGATGGTTGCCTTATTGGCTCTGCAGCTGACCGGCTGCGGCAAGGGTCCTCAGGCAAGTATTGCCGTTCAAAAACCGGAGGCTGTAACCATTGCTGTCCAGGACATCCCCAATGATGCGGTTGTGGCTAAAGTGAAAGGCTGGTATGAAAGTGAACTGGGAGTAAAAGTCGTCTTTAAGAAGTTTGAATCAGGCCGGGATATCAATAATGCTTTTGCTGCAAAAAGCATTGATATTGGCTTAATGGGAAGTACACCTGCCGCTGTCGGGATAGCCAAAGGCCTGGGATATGAGGTTTTCTGGATTCACGACGTTATTGGGGCGGCTGAATCCCTGGCGGTGAAAAACAGCGCAAATATCAACTCCATCAAGGATTTAAAAGGAAAAACGGTGGCCGTTCCATTTAGCTCCACTGCCCATTATAGCCTGTTAAGCGCTCTGAAATTAGCGGGTATAAATGCTGCTGATGTGAAAATTCTTGACATGCAGCCGCCGGATATATTCGCCGCCTGGCAAAGAGGCGATATTGACGCCGCTTACGTATGGAATCCCGTTCTTGGCAAGCTGTTTGCCGATGGAAAAGCCATTACCGACAGCGGAAAGCTTGCAGATCAAGGGATCGTTACGGCCGATGTCGGTGTTGTCAGCAAAGAATTTGCGCAAAAATATCCGGATATTGTTATAAAATATATTAAGGTACAGCAAAAGGCGCATGAACTTTACAAAAGTACTCCGGAGGAAGCCGCCGGGGCCATCGCTAGGGGGTTGGGAATTGAAACCAGCGAAGCATTAAAACAAACCCGGGAATTGATCTGGGTGTCGGCGCAAGACCAGCTTGCAGACAAATATTTTGGCGCAAGTCCAGGTAAGGGTGAGCTGGCAAAAGTGTTAAAAGCCACTGCGGATTTTCTGGCTGAGCAAAAGGCAATTGATCAGGTTCCGGAGCAAAGCGCATTTGACGAAGCGGTTAATGCTAAATATATTGAAGACGCCCTGAAATAA
- a CDS encoding ABC transporter permease: MSKTELARFKSVKANQTKYGIGRVIRKQVTAERLLTCITMISLLLLWLIVTELKLFTDVVVPSPQKVLRSFWEIAHNGYKENSLLRHLGDSMIRLLGSFLLVLITAIPLGLISGYNSKIRAIFDPLIEFYRPLPPLAYYTLLVLWMGIDNASKIALLYLAGFAPVYIACMSGVKKIRPDYIRGAYTLGASSRQVFFHVVFPACLPDIFVGLRTALGVAYTTLVAAEMVAAVTGIGWMVLDASKFLKSEVIFVGIFIMGITGVFLDQVIRRIESKVVPWKGQE, from the coding sequence ATGAGTAAAACTGAACTTGCCAGATTCAAAAGCGTTAAGGCCAATCAAACAAAATACGGGATTGGGCGGGTCATTCGCAAGCAGGTGACTGCAGAACGGTTACTGACCTGCATCACGATGATTTCGCTTTTATTGCTGTGGTTGATTGTCACTGAACTAAAACTGTTTACAGATGTCGTAGTGCCTTCACCGCAGAAAGTGCTGCGCAGTTTTTGGGAAATTGCCCACAACGGTTATAAGGAAAACAGTCTGCTTAGACATCTTGGCGACAGCATGATCCGTTTGCTTGGCTCATTTTTACTGGTCCTCATTACGGCGATCCCGCTGGGGTTAATCAGTGGTTATAATTCTAAAATACGCGCCATTTTTGATCCGCTGATTGAGTTTTACCGTCCATTGCCGCCGTTGGCGTACTATACCCTGCTGGTGCTGTGGATGGGTATCGACAACGCATCCAAAATAGCGCTGCTATATTTAGCGGGCTTTGCCCCGGTTTATATTGCCTGTATGTCCGGCGTAAAAAAAATAAGGCCGGATTACATCCGGGGAGCGTACACGCTGGGAGCAAGCAGCAGACAGGTATTTTTTCATGTTGTTTTTCCGGCCTGTTTACCAGATATCTTTGTCGGATTAAGGACGGCCCTCGGGGTTGCTTATACCACTTTGGTCGCAGCGGAAATGGTTGCTGCAGTCACCGGTATCGGCTGGATGGTGCTTGATGCCAGCAAATTCCTTAAAAGTGAAGTCATTTTTGTCGGTATTTTTATTATGGGCATTACCGGTGTTTTTCTTGACCAGGTAATCCGGAGGATCGAAAGCAAGGTTGTACCCTGGAAAGGCCAGGAGTAA
- a CDS encoding aspartate aminotransferase family protein, with the protein MPDYFNGRLDAGKLAELQRKHLWLHMTNHRLFETREPPIMVEGDGFIIKDIDGREYIDGLSGGVWAVNVGYGRESIVRAISEQLRRLPYYAGSTATPPYILLAQKLASLLPDLPKVYISNSGSEANEKSFKIARQYFREKYRSDKYKIIYRNRDYHGTTLAALASSGQQERKIKFGPLPEGFAEFPHALCYRCQFGRSYPGCNLECARALEAVILQEGGEDGVAAVIVEPVTAGGGIIPPVAEYYQVLQNICRKYDVLLIMDEVVNGFGRTGKMFGFQHYQAEPDMITLAKGLASGYMPIAATVARNKIFAQFLVDEEDKTGYFRDISTFGGCAAASAAAVENINIIEKEKLAENSAAMGAYLMEGLRELTEIPVVGEVRGTGLLAGIELVTDKKSKQPLTERHLAQVVADAKTAGVIIGRMVRSVPGFNNVLYTAPPLIINKEGIDRIVKAFRGALEKLQF; encoded by the coding sequence ATGCCTGATTATTTCAATGGCCGGCTGGATGCCGGTAAACTAGCGGAGCTGCAACGAAAACATTTATGGCTTCACATGACCAACCACCGGTTGTTTGAAACCCGGGAACCGCCGATTATGGTTGAAGGAGACGGGTTTATCATTAAGGACATTGACGGCAGGGAGTATATTGACGGTTTGTCCGGCGGGGTTTGGGCGGTAAATGTGGGTTATGGCAGGGAATCCATTGTTCGTGCGATCAGCGAACAATTACGGCGGCTTCCTTATTACGCCGGATCGACGGCCACGCCGCCGTACATTTTACTGGCGCAGAAACTTGCTTCTTTACTGCCTGATTTACCGAAAGTATATATTTCGAACAGTGGTTCGGAAGCGAACGAGAAATCATTTAAAATTGCCAGGCAATATTTCCGGGAAAAATACCGGAGCGATAAGTATAAGATCATTTACCGCAACCGCGATTACCATGGGACCACTTTAGCCGCTTTGGCCAGCAGCGGGCAACAGGAGCGAAAGATAAAATTCGGTCCGCTGCCCGAAGGCTTTGCTGAATTTCCGCATGCCTTATGTTACCGCTGTCAGTTTGGCCGGAGCTATCCGGGCTGTAACCTGGAATGCGCCCGGGCCCTGGAAGCAGTCATCCTGCAGGAGGGGGGAGAAGACGGTGTTGCGGCGGTTATTGTCGAACCGGTGACGGCCGGAGGCGGAATTATTCCCCCGGTTGCCGAGTACTATCAGGTGCTCCAGAATATATGCAGGAAATATGATGTATTGCTGATTATGGATGAAGTGGTAAACGGCTTCGGCCGAACAGGCAAGATGTTTGGCTTTCAGCATTATCAGGCTGAACCTGATATGATTACGCTGGCCAAAGGCCTGGCCAGCGGCTATATGCCTATTGCGGCAACCGTTGCCCGCAATAAAATCTTTGCCCAGTTCCTGGTGGATGAAGAAGACAAAACCGGATATTTCCGGGACATCAGTACGTTTGGCGGCTGTGCGGCTGCTTCGGCGGCGGCTGTAGAAAACATCAATATTATTGAGAAGGAAAAACTGGCGGAAAACAGCGCGGCAATGGGCGCGTATTTAATGGAAGGTCTCAGGGAATTAACTGAAATCCCGGTTGTGGGTGAGGTAAGAGGAACAGGGCTGTTGGCCGGTATTGAATTGGTAACCGATAAAAAATCTAAGCAGCCTTTGACTGAACGCCATTTAGCGCAGGTAGTCGCCGATGCCAAGACAGCGGGGGTAATTATCGGCAGAATGGTACGCAGTGTGCCCGGCTTTAACAATGTACTGTATACTGCGCCGCCGTTAATAATCAATAAAGAAGGGATTGACCGCATTGTCAAAGCGTTTCGCGGCGCTTTGGAAAAGCTGCAGTTTTAA
- a CDS encoding GntR family transcriptional regulator, whose translation MLDKKNSIPLHLQVRNIMRNEILKGTYTDKIPPEYELMEKFTVSRATIRRAIRSLIEEGVLEPRQGLGTFVAVRPIEEWLGNLSTFFDIVGEMGMNPNIQVLNQGVVTAPQDAAKIFKTKEVYETNRIRLANDIPIVLEKQYYPLEVGRKLAEFDLNNVSTYDVLEASLGVNLWEAKQSISAIIPTAMEKKLLGLTAGPCCALLSKRLVTDPAGNPLEYEKSIYRGDMYAFRINLTRRRKL comes from the coding sequence GTGTTAGATAAGAAAAATTCCATTCCCTTGCATTTGCAAGTCCGAAATATTATGCGCAACGAAATATTAAAAGGCACTTATACTGATAAGATCCCGCCGGAATACGAGCTTATGGAAAAATTCACCGTAAGCCGGGCTACCATCCGCCGGGCCATCCGGAGTTTAATTGAAGAAGGCGTCCTTGAGCCGCGGCAGGGACTGGGGACGTTCGTTGCCGTCAGGCCAATAGAAGAGTGGCTCGGAAATTTAAGCACATTCTTTGACATCGTCGGCGAGATGGGAATGAATCCCAATATTCAGGTTCTTAACCAGGGGGTCGTTACCGCCCCGCAAGATGCAGCCAAAATCTTCAAAACAAAAGAAGTATACGAAACAAATAGAATCCGTCTGGCAAACGATATTCCCATAGTATTAGAGAAACAATATTACCCGTTAGAAGTCGGGCGCAAATTAGCCGAGTTTGATTTGAATAATGTTTCAACCTACGACGTATTGGAAGCCAGTCTTGGCGTAAACTTATGGGAAGCAAAGCAATCCATTTCAGCCATTATACCCACCGCAATGGAAAAAAAGCTGTTGGGATTAACTGCCGGGCCCTGTTGCGCCCTGTTGTCCAAGCGCTTGGTTACAGACCCGGCCGGCAACCCATTGGAGTATGAAAAAAGCATTTACCGGGGCGATATGTATGCCTTCCGCATCAATTTAACCCGCCGGCGAAAACTGTAA
- a CDS encoding HAD family hydrolase: MKYSGIIFDLDGTLLDTLADLANCMNAVLSKHGLAEHEAGKYKYFVGNGMEMLVKRALTPEHAEGELARICLKELHAEYGRRWNETTKPYAGINEMLAAIEAKGLSLSVLSNKADAFTKLIIDHYFDAARFRFVYGARAGVPKKPDPVSALEIARLSGIAPADYLYLGDTGVDMQTAAAAGMYAIGAAWGFRTEAELLENGAKTIVRRPAEVLALL; encoded by the coding sequence GTGAAATATAGCGGAATTATCTTTGATTTAGACGGGACCTTATTAGATACACTGGCAGATTTGGCCAACTGCATGAACGCTGTGCTCAGCAAACACGGTTTGGCTGAACACGAAGCGGGGAAATACAAGTACTTTGTCGGCAATGGCATGGAAATGCTGGTCAAAAGAGCGCTTACGCCTGAGCACGCCGAGGGCGAGCTGGCCCGAATCTGCCTGAAAGAGCTGCATGCCGAATACGGCCGCCGGTGGAATGAAACGACAAAGCCGTACGCCGGCATCAATGAAATGCTGGCGGCAATAGAGGCCAAAGGCTTAAGCCTGTCCGTTCTTTCGAATAAAGCCGATGCTTTTACCAAACTGATCATCGATCACTATTTTGATGCAGCCCGGTTCCGCTTTGTTTACGGCGCAAGAGCGGGAGTGCCCAAAAAGCCGGATCCGGTTTCGGCGCTGGAAATAGCAAGGCTGTCCGGTATTGCTCCGGCTGATTATCTCTATCTTGGCGATACCGGCGTTGATATGCAGACCGCTGCCGCGGCCGGTATGTATGCAATCGGCGCTGCCTGGGGCTTTCGGACTGAGGCGGAGTTGCTGGAAAATGGCGCTAAGACAATTGTCCGGCGGCCTGCAGAAGTTTTGGCATTGTTATGA
- a CDS encoding HelD family protein: MSEQHQVFSAEQQHLTDTIAEMKQIVAELHSDIDVRRQRLHKSLQHKDEVSAYVHNMMRSDHSSRIHEIEAAIPSPYFGRVDFREDGTEEFVSFYIGRCKVARLEIQNDSDILVFDWRDPVATVFYECYGGRASYEVLGRYQYSGDVSMKRQYKIEDCILKSIVDNFVLDQILARRQEALLGDPMLADRLQQGATDKLRDIVTSIQAEQNKIIREPLNQVTVIQGVAGSGKSTIGLHRLSYLLYNEKLNRHKLIVIAPNRIFLDYISELLPEIDAGDIRQMVWDDLAAAITRRELKLAEAQQLELILAGKDKAGIGLLEDISQLKGSLDFLQVLYAYLEQKVQKFCLKLSDISLFDGQVAITAREQLDKFMEDRNMPYNERLRTLIRYITFRVTNHVEVLEALQAKGKAAAGQAKRCRQEADGFLKKYFKRWGALDLLEAYREIFAAKAVFKSVRDKRYDLDAIRRHTLAVLDARQVEREDLAPLAYLSYLLDGWAHVPRYEHIVVDEAQDLNALEFAVLKKLSDNGSFTIMGDLSQGIHSYRSISSWNVLLKEVFADARTVYREILHSYRSAREIVDVFNCVMPQGSTRAIPVYEIGRKPTLEKMSSQADGICRVISKLAVFLAQGAKSIGIIVKHEEAAADLHERLLPAAVEAGIVQPFHLVSGQAASYRGGISVLPVSLAKGLEFDSVILWNAAEYTADPLNRRLLYVALSRAMHGLHVLYRGTLTLLLQRYVNTCFATAD, translated from the coding sequence ATGAGCGAACAGCACCAGGTTTTTTCAGCAGAACAACAGCATTTGACGGACACCATTGCCGAAATGAAGCAGATTGTCGCCGAGCTGCATTCCGATATCGACGTCCGCCGGCAGCGGCTGCATAAGTCGCTGCAGCACAAGGATGAAGTCAGCGCCTATGTTCATAATATGATGCGCAGCGACCATTCCAGCCGGATTCATGAAATTGAGGCGGCCATTCCAAGCCCTTATTTTGGCCGGGTCGATTTCCGGGAAGACGGCACGGAAGAATTTGTCAGCTTCTATATCGGACGTTGTAAAGTTGCCCGCCTGGAAATTCAAAACGATAGCGATATTCTGGTATTTGATTGGCGGGACCCCGTTGCGACCGTTTTTTATGAATGTTATGGCGGCCGGGCCAGCTATGAGGTGCTTGGACGCTATCAGTACAGTGGTGATGTAAGTATGAAGCGTCAGTATAAGATTGAAGACTGCATACTTAAAAGTATTGTGGACAATTTCGTTCTGGATCAGATCCTGGCGCGCCGGCAGGAAGCCCTGCTGGGCGACCCGATGCTTGCCGACAGGCTGCAGCAGGGAGCGACGGATAAGCTCCGGGACATTGTAACCTCAATCCAGGCCGAACAGAACAAAATTATTCGCGAACCGCTCAATCAGGTAACCGTCATTCAAGGCGTGGCCGGTTCCGGAAAAAGCACCATTGGCCTACATCGCCTGTCTTACCTCTTGTATAATGAAAAGCTCAACAGGCATAAACTGATTGTCATAGCGCCTAACCGTATTTTTCTGGATTATATTTCAGAGTTGCTGCCGGAAATTGATGCCGGCGATATCCGTCAAATGGTTTGGGATGATTTAGCGGCGGCGATCACGCGCCGGGAACTTAAGCTGGCTGAGGCGCAGCAGCTTGAACTGATTTTGGCGGGTAAGGATAAGGCCGGCATTGGTTTACTGGAGGATATTAGCCAATTGAAGGGATCGCTTGATTTTTTGCAGGTGCTTTATGCTTATCTGGAACAGAAAGTTCAAAAGTTTTGTCTTAAGCTGTCAGACATTTCTTTGTTTGATGGTCAGGTTGCCATTACGGCCAGGGAGCAGCTGGATAAATTTATGGAAGATCGAAACATGCCCTATAATGAGCGCTTGCGAACCCTTATCCGGTACATTACCTTCCGGGTAACAAACCATGTGGAAGTGCTGGAAGCGCTTCAGGCCAAGGGCAAGGCCGCCGCCGGTCAGGCGAAGCGCTGCCGCCAGGAAGCCGACGGTTTTCTTAAAAAATACTTTAAGCGATGGGGCGCGCTGGACTTGCTGGAGGCCTACCGTGAAATTTTTGCCGCTAAGGCTGTGTTTAAAAGCGTTCGCGATAAGCGCTATGATTTAGACGCTATCCGCCGGCATACATTGGCTGTTTTGGACGCCCGGCAGGTTGAGCGGGAAGACCTGGCCCCGCTGGCCTACCTGTCTTATTTACTCGATGGCTGGGCGCATGTGCCCAGATATGAGCATATTGTTGTCGACGAAGCGCAGGACCTGAATGCCTTGGAATTTGCGGTATTAAAGAAGTTATCTGACAATGGTTCCTTTACCATCATGGGCGATCTGTCCCAGGGCATTCATTCCTACCGCAGTATCAGCAGCTGGAATGTTCTCTTAAAAGAGGTGTTCGCCGATGCCCGGACGGTATATCGGGAAATTCTCCACAGCTATCGTTCGGCCAGGGAAATTGTTGATGTGTTTAATTGCGTTATGCCGCAAGGCAGCACCCGGGCCATTCCCGTTTATGAAATCGGCCGGAAGCCGACGCTGGAAAAAATGTCGTCACAGGCGGACGGCATTTGCCGGGTGATCAGCAAGCTTGCGGTTTTTTTAGCCCAGGGAGCGAAATCAATCGGTATTATTGTCAAACATGAAGAAGCTGCGGCTGATTTGCATGAACGCCTTTTACCGGCGGCAGTGGAGGCTGGTATTGTTCAGCCGTTTCATCTGGTGTCCGGGCAGGCGGCAAGCTATCGGGGCGGAATATCGGTGCTGCCGGTTTCACTGGCCAAGGGATTGGAATTTGACAGTGTCATTCTTTGGAATGCCGCGGAATATACTGCAGATCCACTTAACAGGCGGCTGTTGTATGTCGCGCTGTCCCGGGCTATGCACGGCCTCCATGTCCTGTATCGGGGAACACTGACGCTTTTATTGCAGCGGTATGTCAACACCTGTTTTGCTACGGCTGACTAA
- a CDS encoding DoxX family protein: MKKIFAYVNDVLNSYRDAGLLLFRAGLGGMFMWHGFPKVSGGIEKWTELGRTMSTFGIDFAPAFWGFMSGFAEFFGGFLIMAGLFYRVACLLLVFNLAVAFTSLMLGGKGLLRASQALEVGLGFFAALFVGPGRYSVDEYLGLNDTGIQGKLGKERCIAK; encoded by the coding sequence ATGAAAAAGATATTTGCTTATGTCAATGATGTGTTGAACTCCTATCGGGATGCCGGGTTATTGCTTTTTCGCGCCGGCCTTGGCGGTATGTTTATGTGGCATGGTTTCCCTAAGGTTTCCGGCGGAATAGAAAAATGGACAGAGTTAGGAAGAACGATGAGTACATTTGGTATTGATTTCGCGCCGGCTTTCTGGGGCTTTATGAGCGGCTTTGCCGAGTTTTTTGGCGGCTTTCTCATTATGGCCGGTCTGTTTTACCGTGTCGCCTGCTTACTGCTGGTGTTCAATCTGGCTGTTGCCTTTACCAGTCTGATGCTTGGCGGAAAAGGCTTGCTTAGAGCCTCACAGGCATTGGAGGTTGGACTTGGTTTTTTTGCAGCGCTGTTTGTCGGTCCCGGCAGGTATAGCGTTGATGAATATTTGGGATTAAATGATACGGGAATTCAGGGAAAGCTTGGGAAAGAAAGATGCATTGCAAAGTAG
- a CDS encoding CBS domain-containing protein, which produces MKITFFLIPKNEVIYLPLNSTMRQALEKMEYHRFTAIPLIDEHGKYAGTITEGDLLWKLKNTPDLTFAGTERIMLKEVPRRMTNTPVRINSEMEDLVSLAVLQNFVPVLDDSDIFIGIIRRREIIEYYAKLADHPQAMNRAAGV; this is translated from the coding sequence ATGAAAATTACTTTTTTTCTGATTCCTAAAAACGAAGTAATTTATTTGCCTCTGAACAGTACCATGCGCCAGGCGCTGGAAAAAATGGAATATCATCGCTTTACGGCCATTCCGCTGATTGACGAGCATGGCAAATACGCCGGGACAATTACCGAGGGAGATTTGCTGTGGAAATTAAAGAATACGCCGGATTTGACCTTTGCCGGTACGGAACGGATTATGCTGAAAGAGGTTCCGCGGCGGATGACCAACACGCCGGTGAGAATTAATTCGGAAATGGAAGATTTGGTCTCACTGGCAGTTCTGCAAAATTTCGTTCCGGTGCTGGATGACAGTGATATCTTTATCGGAATCATACGCCGCAGAGAGATTATCGAATATTACGCCAAACTGGCTGACCATCCACAGGCAATGAACCGCGCAGCAGGCGTTTAA
- a CDS encoding YkgJ family cysteine cluster protein: MDFCRPYLDCAACPNNCCAGFIVYPDPVFTVKLTATARKTMDEYDSSHFPLRAMRLDHQLRWFLPPGPDGYCKFLSPAGRCLIYEARPLVCCLHTCLPCTGEFTAMKNRLYFAGQQALVLKMQNLIAPQSAPPPVYRPWDNPLVTIESYDVLICDILRWSQAAGAFPGNGRHP, from the coding sequence ATGGATTTTTGCCGGCCGTATCTTGACTGCGCGGCTTGTCCCAATAATTGCTGCGCCGGATTTATTGTGTATCCGGATCCGGTATTTACAGTAAAGCTGACGGCGACGGCCCGCAAAACAATGGACGAATATGACAGTTCCCACTTTCCCTTGCGGGCTATGCGGCTGGACCACCAGCTGCGCTGGTTTTTACCGCCCGGACCGGATGGTTATTGCAAGTTTCTTTCCCCGGCCGGCCGCTGTCTGATCTATGAGGCCCGGCCACTGGTCTGCTGCCTGCATACCTGCCTGCCCTGTACAGGTGAGTTTACCGCAATGAAAAATCGCTTATATTTTGCCGGCCAGCAGGCGTTAGTTTTAAAAATGCAAAACTTAATCGCGCCCCAAAGCGCACCGCCGCCGGTTTACCGGCCCTGGGACAACCCGCTGGTCACAATAGAGAGTTATGATGTGCTGATTTGTGATATTCTTCGCTGGTCACAAGCTGCAGGTGCCTTTCCCGGGAACGGCAGGCACCCTTGA
- a CDS encoding ECF transporter S component — protein MQLQIVYMSKTAVLASVAIILMFMDFPVVFMPAFLKMDLSEIPAIIAAFSLGPLAGFWVMLVKNILHLANSQTAGIGELANFLVGSALVVTAGVIYRRHKSRKGAVCALAFGTLAMTLAAAALNYWVLIPLYQAVLNFPGEAVVQMGHVVNHRIIDLKTFILFAIIPFNLLKGLLVSLITMLIYQKVSHLLH, from the coding sequence GTGCAGCTGCAAATTGTTTACATGTCCAAAACGGCGGTCTTGGCCAGCGTTGCCATTATCCTGATGTTTATGGATTTTCCGGTCGTTTTTATGCCGGCTTTTTTAAAAATGGATTTAAGTGAAATTCCGGCAATTATTGCTGCCTTTTCGCTGGGACCGCTGGCCGGCTTCTGGGTGATGCTGGTTAAAAACATTCTTCATTTAGCCAATTCACAAACCGCGGGCATTGGTGAACTGGCCAACTTCCTGGTCGGCAGTGCGCTGGTCGTGACAGCGGGCGTAATTTACCGGCGTCATAAAAGCCGGAAAGGCGCCGTCTGCGCCCTTGCTTTCGGGACACTTGCCATGACTCTGGCGGCGGCGGCGCTGAATTATTGGGTTTTAATCCCGCTCTATCAGGCGGTATTAAACTTCCCCGGTGAAGCCGTTGTCCAGATGGGGCACGTGGTCAATCACCGGATTATTGATTTAAAAACCTTTATTCTGTTCGCTATTATACCGTTCAATCTGTTAAAAGGGCTGCTGGTATCGCTCATTACCATGCTGATTTATCAAAAAGTATCCCATTTGCTGCATTAG
- a CDS encoding phosphoenolpyruvate hydrolase family protein: MLPIRSEVLKKLQAEIAAGKIIVGAGAGAGISAKSGEAGGVDLIIIYNSGKYRMAGRGSLAGLLSYGDANKIVVEMGAEVLPVVRHTPVLAGVCGTDPFRIMEVFLQQLKEQGFAGVQNFPTVGLIDGVFRQNLEETGMGYDLEVEMIKKAHALDLVTSPYVFDPEQAVKMAKAGADILVAHMGLTTKGTIGAKTALTLDDCVAKVQAICDAGKAVNPDIIVLCHGGPIAEPEDAQYIIANTHNVEGFFGASSIERFATEVGIKQQTEAFKAIRRQA; the protein is encoded by the coding sequence GTGTTGCCAATCAGAAGTGAAGTATTGAAAAAATTACAAGCCGAAATAGCGGCAGGCAAGATTATTGTGGGCGCCGGTGCGGGCGCCGGCATATCGGCCAAGAGCGGCGAAGCGGGCGGAGTCGATCTGATCATCATTTATAATTCGGGCAAATACAGAATGGCCGGCCGGGGTTCGCTGGCCGGGTTGTTATCCTATGGCGACGCCAATAAGATTGTTGTGGAAATGGGGGCGGAAGTCCTGCCGGTGGTCAGGCATACTCCGGTTCTGGCCGGCGTATGCGGGACCGATCCGTTCAGGATTATGGAAGTGTTTTTACAGCAGCTGAAAGAGCAGGGCTTTGCCGGTGTTCAGAATTTCCCGACGGTAGGACTGATTGACGGGGTATTTCGCCAAAACCTGGAAGAAACCGGCATGGGCTATGATTTGGAAGTCGAAATGATCAAAAAAGCGCATGCGCTGGATCTGGTTACTTCTCCTTATGTATTCGATCCCGAGCAAGCGGTAAAAATGGCTAAGGCCGGGGCCGATATTCTTGTTGCCCATATGGGATTAACGACCAAGGGCACGATTGGAGCCAAAACAGCACTAACGCTGGATGATTGCGTCGCCAAAGTACAAGCCATTTGCGATGCCGGTAAAGCGGTAAATCCGGACATTATCGTTTTATGTCACGGCGGTCCTATCGCCGAACCGGAAGATGCGCAATACATTATTGCCAACACCCACAATGTCGAAGGTTTCTTCGGCGCTTCCAGCATTGAGCGATTTGCAACAGAAGTGGGAATCAAGCAGCAAACCGAGGCCTTTAAGGCGATAAGAAGGCAGGCTTGA